A window of Pectinophora gossypiella chromosome 12, ilPecGoss1.1, whole genome shotgun sequence contains these coding sequences:
- the LOC126371645 gene encoding uncharacterized protein LOC126371645, which translates to MFVFNNEGGLTSTAMQLRYMGQLRSWLLLLDSWPQRAMRERRHALPLRHNRFLFALWSSTIVLQALYIRNNMAVMSFVELGHTYITMFMTIIDCQRVTLIWTKAYQEVGKEFVTKFHLVHHRQMSDHAEKMYKQVHRICSIFVNVVYAQMIIAAFLFNLIPLLHNYSSGMFSSMHPANGTYVHSVYYELPFDYTTNFIGYLAVFIANFILTYDAGRCFLVFDMYLSVIVFHVWGHLRILELHLQHFPHPADFAAAARYTDEESRTVQHILIQLIKHHKSIVDPSIARLVEKQLSVPCYRFMRQLSSAFGPMLAAYLTFHQLCGCLLLLECSSLDSEALGEYGLLTLVLFQQLIQISIVYELIGSQSEKVKNAVYALPWECMDARGRGLLLFFLQNVQEPITLKAMGVVSVGVQTMAGILRRSASYFIMLRTVDL; encoded by the exons ATGTTTGTGTTCAACAATGAAGGAGG ACTGACGTCGACGGCGATGCAGTTGCGCTACATGGGGCAGCTACGCTCGTGGCTGCTGCTGCTGGACTCGTGGCCGCAGCGAGCGATGCGCGAGCGCCGCCACGCGCTGCCTCTGCGTCACAACAGATTCCTCTTCGCGCTCTGGAGTTCCACCATCGTCCTGCAGGCCCTCTACATTCGCAACAATATGGCTGTCATGTCCTTCGTAGAGCTCGGACACACCTACATCACAATGTTCATGACAATTATCGACTGC CAACGCGTTACTTTAATTTGGACGAAAGCATACCAAGAGGTTGGAAAAGAGTTTGTAACGAAATTTCATTTAGTCCACCACAGGCAGATGTCAGACCACGCTGAAAAG ATGTACAAGCAAGTGCACCGTATCTGCTCAATCTTCGTCAACGTGGTGTACGCGCAGATGATAATCGCTGCATTCCTGTTCAACTTGATTCCGCTGCTGCACAACTACTCGTCGGGCATGTTCAGCAGCATGCATCCAGCAAACGGCACCTACGTGCATTCCGTTTACTATGAGTTGCCATTTGATTACACCACCAACTTTATCGGCTATCTGGCTGTTTTCATCGCCAACTTTATACTTACGTACGACGCGGGGAGGTGCTTCCTAGTATTTGACATGTATCTGTCAGTGATAGTGTTCCACGTGTGGGGACACCTACGCATCTTGGAGCTTCACCTGCAGCACTTCCCGCACCCCGCCGACTTCGCCGCTGCCGCCCGCTACACTGACGAGGAGTCTCGGACAGTCCAGCACATCTTAATACAGTTGATAAAACATCACAAATCGATAGTGGA TCCAAGTATTGCTCGTCTCGTGGAAAAGCAACTGTCTGTGCCCTGCTACAGATTCATGCGACAGTTGTCGTCGGCGTTCGGCCCCATGCTGGCGGCCTACCTCACCTTCCACCAACTCTGCGGCTGCCTCCTGCTACTCGAGTGCTCCAGCCTG GATTCAGAGGCACTGGGGGAGTACGGGCTGCTAACGCTTGTGTTATTCCAGCAGCTGATACAGATCTCCATCGTATACGAACTAATCGGATCACAG AGCGAGAAAGTGAAGAACGCGGTGTACGCGCTGCCGTGGGAGTGCATGGACGCGCGCGGTCGTGGGTTGCTGCTGTTCTTCTTGCAGAACGTGCAGGAGCCCATCACCCTCAAGGCCATGGGTGTCGTGTCCGTCGGCGTGCAGACCATGGCTGGG ATCCTAAGAAGGTCCGCgtcatattttataatgttacgCACTGTAGATCTCtga
- the LOC126371416 gene encoding collagen alpha-1(I) chain-like isoform X1 has translation MMYFDIRALLVLACVCTCACGAGWSWPAGAESVRIDTKVRFVDDEPAPAPPDKSVSTTVVIGKRSEVQSDEAPFRPPVETEGFYNRPPGAAGRYPVRVRVEGSAAYRVDQHAVYPVSTAKSNDGTIDSVQYCKCVSTPDCNPRHDSAEVCGAGKYLCCYKRPNKLKQHNTEFFNEIDDERPMLYPGKEDVGGPFPPPPGSELGGVFGPGHGHDAVLLGAVDQARDTHVDDLFADARKPSLVGPSGPTGRFGPPPVLTGPGGPTGIIGPAPVNTDNRASAQRNVLVGPGGPTGIIGPYNQRPVLVGPGGPTGIIGPNRGGSRGVLVGPGGPTGIIGPSYSRQQRPGLLVGPGGPTGIIGPGRQLLVGPGGPTGHIGPQRYFGN, from the exons ATGATGTATTTTG ACATTCGAGCTCTATTGGTCCTGGCATGTGTGTGCACATGCGCGTGCGGCGCAGGCTGGTCGTGGCCGGCGGGCGCCGAGTCGGTGCGCATCGACACCAAGGTGCGCTTCGTGGACGACgagcctgcgcccgcgccgcctgaCAAGTCAGTCTCCACCACCGTTGTCAT AGGCAAGCGCAGCGAGGTACAGTCAGACGAAGCCCCGTTCCGGCCTCCGGTGGAGACCGAGGGCTTCTACAACCGGCCGCCGGGCGCCGCCGGCCGCTACCCCGTGCGCGTGCGCGTCGAGGGCAGCGCCGCCTACCGCGTAGACCAACACGCCGTCTACCCAGTCAGCACTGCTAAAAG TAACGATGGAACCATAGACTCGGTGCAGTATTGCAAGTGTGTCTCCACACCGGACTGCAACCCGAGACACGATTCCGCT GAAGTGTGCGGCGCCGGCAAATATCTCTGTTGCTACAAACGACCGAATAAGTTAAAACAGCACAATACAG AGTTCTTCAATGAAATAGACGACGAGCGTCCTATGCTGTACCCGGGCAAGGAGGACGTGGGCGGTCCGTTCCCGCCGCCGCCGGGCAGCGAGCTGGGCGGCGTGTTCGGCCCCGGCCACGGCCACGACGCCGTGCTGCTGGGCGCCGTCGACCAGGCGCGCGACACACACGTCGACGACCTCTTCGCTGATGCCAGGAAGCCGTCACTCGTCGGCCCCAGCGGCCCAACCGGCCGCTTCGGCCCCCCGCCCGTCCTCACCGGCCCCGGCGGGCCCACCGGCATCATCGGCCCAGCGCCCGTCAACACCGACAACCGTGCGTCCGCACAGAGAAACGTTCTAGTCGGCCCCGGCGGCCCGACCGGCATCATAGGACCCTACAACCAGCGGCCCGTGCTCGTCGGTCCGGGCGGGCCCACCGGCATTATCGGCCCTAACAGGGGAGGATCACGAGGAGTATTAGTCGGGCCCGGAGGCCCCACGGGCATAATAGGCCCCTCGTACTCTAGGCAACAGCGGCCGGGGCTGCTGGTGGGCCCCGGGGGTCCGACCGGCATTATTGGACCCGGCCGGCAGCTGCTTGTGGGCCCCGGCGGCCCCACGGGCCACATCGGCCCGCAGCGATACTTCGGTAACTAG
- the LOC126371416 gene encoding collagen alpha-1(I) chain-like isoform X2, with amino-acid sequence MMYFDIRALLVLACVCTCACGAGWSWPAGAESVRIDTKVRFVDDEPAPAPPDKGKRSEVQSDEAPFRPPVETEGFYNRPPGAAGRYPVRVRVEGSAAYRVDQHAVYPVSTAKSNDGTIDSVQYCKCVSTPDCNPRHDSAEVCGAGKYLCCYKRPNKLKQHNTEFFNEIDDERPMLYPGKEDVGGPFPPPPGSELGGVFGPGHGHDAVLLGAVDQARDTHVDDLFADARKPSLVGPSGPTGRFGPPPVLTGPGGPTGIIGPAPVNTDNRASAQRNVLVGPGGPTGIIGPYNQRPVLVGPGGPTGIIGPNRGGSRGVLVGPGGPTGIIGPSYSRQQRPGLLVGPGGPTGIIGPGRQLLVGPGGPTGHIGPQRYFGN; translated from the exons ATGATGTATTTTG ACATTCGAGCTCTATTGGTCCTGGCATGTGTGTGCACATGCGCGTGCGGCGCAGGCTGGTCGTGGCCGGCGGGCGCCGAGTCGGTGCGCATCGACACCAAGGTGCGCTTCGTGGACGACgagcctgcgcccgcgccgcctgaCAA AGGCAAGCGCAGCGAGGTACAGTCAGACGAAGCCCCGTTCCGGCCTCCGGTGGAGACCGAGGGCTTCTACAACCGGCCGCCGGGCGCCGCCGGCCGCTACCCCGTGCGCGTGCGCGTCGAGGGCAGCGCCGCCTACCGCGTAGACCAACACGCCGTCTACCCAGTCAGCACTGCTAAAAG TAACGATGGAACCATAGACTCGGTGCAGTATTGCAAGTGTGTCTCCACACCGGACTGCAACCCGAGACACGATTCCGCT GAAGTGTGCGGCGCCGGCAAATATCTCTGTTGCTACAAACGACCGAATAAGTTAAAACAGCACAATACAG AGTTCTTCAATGAAATAGACGACGAGCGTCCTATGCTGTACCCGGGCAAGGAGGACGTGGGCGGTCCGTTCCCGCCGCCGCCGGGCAGCGAGCTGGGCGGCGTGTTCGGCCCCGGCCACGGCCACGACGCCGTGCTGCTGGGCGCCGTCGACCAGGCGCGCGACACACACGTCGACGACCTCTTCGCTGATGCCAGGAAGCCGTCACTCGTCGGCCCCAGCGGCCCAACCGGCCGCTTCGGCCCCCCGCCCGTCCTCACCGGCCCCGGCGGGCCCACCGGCATCATCGGCCCAGCGCCCGTCAACACCGACAACCGTGCGTCCGCACAGAGAAACGTTCTAGTCGGCCCCGGCGGCCCGACCGGCATCATAGGACCCTACAACCAGCGGCCCGTGCTCGTCGGTCCGGGCGGGCCCACCGGCATTATCGGCCCTAACAGGGGAGGATCACGAGGAGTATTAGTCGGGCCCGGAGGCCCCACGGGCATAATAGGCCCCTCGTACTCTAGGCAACAGCGGCCGGGGCTGCTGGTGGGCCCCGGGGGTCCGACCGGCATTATTGGACCCGGCCGGCAGCTGCTTGTGGGCCCCGGCGGCCCCACGGGCCACATCGGCCCGCAGCGATACTTCGGTAACTAG